From Eubacterium sp. 1001713B170207_170306_E7, the proteins below share one genomic window:
- the recJ gene encoding single-stranded-DNA-specific exonuclease RecJ: protein MVNTIWKERKSKTEADPEAIGELMEECGLTPLSARLLVKRGYDTADKAMAYLDPDFSDFYDPFGLPDMQKAVDRLLEAREQGEKVCIYGDYDADGTTAVSILMRYFKAIGITAFYRIPNRLEEGYGMNIPALQAVIEDGASLIVSVDNGIAAHEQVDFCNGKGIDVIITDHHECQGDVPNALAVVDAKREDSAYPFSELCGAGVALKMVMALDRVLGLDTDLQEYIECAAIATVADIVPLRSENRIIASLGIDYLNTHPVNPGIRALIEVSEVKRVNAGNIGFVIAPKINAAGRLGEAGKVVELYLTQDEAQAAEIASYLSQENRKRQDIEQEILELAKAQVEEQHLDAQGIMVVAGDGWHPGVIGIVASKLQESWYHPVVVIGIDEEGMGKGSCRSVEGFNIFEALQSCSEFFPSFGGHEQAAGLSILAEDIPAFAEKVNAYAAEKGVSRLLTKTMYYDGVMEIDEVSETLVEELDQFEPYGVGNPGPVFLMEGLKPQDARKMGSDKTHLMFSIPPYRCVGFGMGAALDNGTDGQFSILCKPEINCFRDKKSVQLLLKDIKRSPFYHNQSAYNLIEQIKNAPAAELPELGLTALDREAMNLTREDLKLIYTLMRQVQLKGAAVDQIVRKFETLNVFKLLAGLNILQESELIRFRLKKGVVFCEILASNGKKDIQKAPLMVKLRTYLDYE, encoded by the coding sequence ATGGTAAATACAATTTGGAAAGAACGAAAAAGTAAAACAGAAGCAGACCCAGAGGCCATCGGCGAGCTGATGGAGGAATGCGGTCTGACGCCCCTGTCGGCCAGACTGCTGGTTAAGCGTGGATACGATACTGCCGATAAGGCAATGGCCTATCTGGATCCGGATTTTTCGGATTTTTATGATCCCTTTGGGCTGCCGGATATGCAGAAGGCCGTCGACCGGCTTCTGGAGGCCAGAGAGCAGGGTGAAAAGGTCTGTATCTACGGCGATTACGACGCAGACGGAACCACGGCCGTATCCATCCTGATGCGCTATTTTAAAGCCATTGGCATCACAGCTTTTTACCGGATTCCCAACCGTCTGGAGGAGGGCTACGGAATGAATATTCCGGCGCTTCAGGCAGTGATTGAGGACGGAGCCAGCCTGATCGTGAGTGTGGATAACGGTATCGCTGCCCACGAACAGGTGGATTTCTGCAACGGTAAGGGCATAGATGTGATCATAACCGACCACCACGAGTGTCAGGGGGATGTCCCTAATGCCCTGGCTGTTGTGGACGCAAAGCGTGAGGATTCTGCCTATCCCTTTTCCGAGCTCTGCGGCGCTGGGGTGGCGCTGAAAATGGTAATGGCACTGGACCGCGTGCTGGGGCTGGATACAGACCTGCAGGAGTATATCGAATGTGCGGCCATTGCCACTGTGGCGGATATTGTTCCGCTGAGGAGCGAGAACCGTATCATTGCATCCCTGGGAATTGATTACCTGAACACCCACCCGGTCAATCCTGGAATCCGCGCGCTGATCGAGGTCAGTGAGGTCAAACGGGTCAACGCCGGAAATATCGGTTTTGTTATTGCGCCAAAGATTAATGCGGCAGGGCGTCTGGGCGAAGCGGGCAAGGTGGTTGAGCTTTACCTGACACAGGACGAAGCCCAGGCGGCAGAAATCGCGTCATATCTGAGCCAGGAAAACCGGAAACGGCAGGACATTGAGCAGGAAATTTTAGAACTGGCTAAAGCACAGGTCGAGGAGCAGCACCTTGATGCGCAGGGGATTATGGTCGTGGCCGGCGACGGCTGGCATCCCGGTGTCATTGGTATTGTGGCCAGCAAGCTTCAGGAGAGCTGGTACCACCCTGTTGTTGTCATCGGGATCGATGAAGAGGGAATGGGCAAGGGCTCCTGCCGGAGTGTGGAGGGCTTTAATATTTTTGAGGCGCTCCAGAGCTGTTCTGAGTTTTTCCCCAGCTTTGGCGGCCACGAACAGGCGGCCGGGCTGAGCATTCTGGCGGAGGATATTCCGGCCTTTGCAGAAAAGGTCAATGCCTATGCTGCGGAAAAGGGCGTCAGCCGCCTTCTGACCAAAACAATGTATTACGACGGCGTTATGGAAATTGACGAGGTGAGCGAAACACTGGTCGAGGAGCTTGACCAGTTTGAACCCTATGGCGTAGGCAACCCCGGTCCGGTATTTTTGATGGAAGGCCTGAAGCCCCAGGACGCCCGGAAAATGGGGAGTGACAAAACACACCTCATGTTCTCCATACCACCCTACCGCTGTGTGGGCTTTGGAATGGGGGCGGCTCTGGACAATGGAACCGACGGTCAATTTTCTATCCTATGTAAACCAGAAATTAATTGCTTTCGAGACAAAAAAAGCGTACAATTATTATTAAAAGATATTAAACGGTCGCCTTTTTACCATAACCAGTCTGCCTACAACCTGATTGAGCAGATTAAAAACGCGCCGGCGGCAGAACTGCCGGAGCTTGGACTGACAGCGCTTGACCGGGAAGCCATGAACCTTACCCGGGAAGACCTGAAGCTGATCTACACCCTGATGCGCCAGGTGCAATTAAAGGGAGCCGCAGTCGATCAGATTGTTCGGAAATTTGAGACGCTCAATGTCTTTAAGCTGCTGGCAGGTCTGAATATTCTTCAGGAGTCTGAGCTTATCCGTTTCAGGCTTAAAAAGGGCGTGGTTTTTTGTGAAATTCTTGCGTCAAATGGAAAAAAGGATATTCAAAAGGCGCCGTTAATGGTAAAATTAAGAACATATCTTGATTATGAATGA
- the secF gene encoding protein translocase subunit SecF, whose translation MKTLKLVEKSKIWFSIAIVLVLISVGSMLVRGLNFGIDFVGGTIVTIDLHTQFNTDDARQITDQYDKSAEITYAGDGQDRIVISTKESLDTDQRKELFNQFKDKYSLEDSDLISVDTVTATVGSETARNAVIASAVAVLLMLIYITFRFEFYFGLSAVIALIYDITIVIGVYALFQIQVNAPFIAAILTILGYSINDTIVVFDRIRENETRIGMRDIDELVNVSISQTLKRSINTVVTTLLAILALYIFGVDAIRSFALPLIVGIVSGCYSSIFVASPLWVQFQRRFPNSKSNKKNKKKAVSNTNKGRNKQPQV comes from the coding sequence ATGAAGACATTAAAACTAGTTGAAAAAAGTAAAATCTGGTTCAGCATCGCAATCGTTCTGGTTCTTATCAGCGTAGGTTCCATGCTTGTAAGAGGCTTGAATTTCGGGATCGACTTTGTGGGCGGTACCATTGTCACTATTGACCTGCACACACAGTTCAATACCGACGATGCGCGCCAGATTACGGATCAGTACGACAAAAGCGCGGAAATCACCTACGCCGGCGATGGACAGGACCGTATTGTTATCAGTACCAAGGAAAGCCTGGACACCGATCAGCGCAAGGAGCTGTTTAATCAGTTTAAGGACAAATACAGTCTTGAGGACAGTGACCTGATCTCCGTTGACACGGTCACAGCCACCGTTGGTTCAGAAACCGCGCGCAACGCGGTCATCGCTTCCGCGGTAGCCGTTCTGCTCATGCTGATCTATATTACCTTCCGGTTCGAGTTCTATTTCGGCCTGTCCGCGGTAATTGCCCTGATCTACGATATTACCATTGTTATCGGGGTTTACGCCCTGTTCCAGATTCAGGTCAACGCGCCCTTTATTGCGGCTATTCTGACCATTCTGGGGTATTCCATCAACGATACCATCGTAGTGTTTGACCGTATCCGTGAAAATGAAACCCGGATCGGTATGCGTGACATTGACGAGCTGGTTAATGTGAGTATTTCGCAGACCCTGAAGCGAAGCATCAACACGGTTGTAACGACACTGCTGGCCATTCTGGCCCTGTATATCTTTGGTGTCGATGCCATCAGAAGCTTTGCCCTGCCGTTAATCGTCGGGATTGTCAGCGGCTGCTACTCATCAATTTTTGTAGCCAGCCCGCTGTGGGTACAGTTTCAGAGACGGTTCCCCAACTCTAAGAGCAATAAAAAGAATAAGAAAAAAGCGGTTTCAAATACCAATAAGGGTAGAAATAAACAGCCGCAGGTATAA
- the secD gene encoding protein translocase subunit SecD, translated as MKEKVNTKKTITLVIFIAILAFCGYTLFHGISVGIYDIGKIGDHVHYGLDLTGGVNVVLQAEATDDSGITSEKMDSTVAAIKKRVDSMGVSEAQVSKQGEDRIRVSIPSVQDQQQALDMIGKTAQLEFVGPDGEVILTGKDVVDSKAVQQKTSSGLEEAVVTLKFNDEGTQLFADATQKYLNQQISIKLDDEVISSPKVNVAITNGEAVIEGMADMEEAGNLAELIRGGALPVKLSPIEVTTIGPTLGQDSLNQSLIAGAIGIAAVLVFMLIMYRGLGFIADMALIVYIMLDLILMVFANVTLTLPGIAGIILSVGMAVDANVIIFERIKDESRSGKSINAAIDAGFKRAMGTIIDSNVTTLIAGFVLFFMGSGSVQGFAVTLILGIIVSLLTAVVITKHLTKLVIGTHLFGSGKFYGI; from the coding sequence GTGAAAGAAAAGGTTAATACTAAAAAGACCATCACACTGGTTATTTTTATTGCAATTCTTGCGTTTTGCGGCTACACGCTGTTTCATGGCATCAGCGTGGGGATTTATGACATTGGAAAAATCGGGGACCATGTACATTATGGACTGGATTTGACCGGCGGGGTCAATGTCGTGCTTCAAGCTGAAGCGACAGACGACAGCGGTATTACGTCTGAAAAAATGGACAGTACCGTCGCTGCCATAAAAAAACGTGTGGATTCCATGGGCGTTAGCGAAGCCCAGGTTTCAAAACAGGGTGAGGACCGTATCCGAGTGTCCATCCCCTCAGTACAGGACCAGCAGCAGGCTCTGGATATGATCGGTAAAACCGCTCAGCTGGAATTTGTGGGTCCGGACGGCGAGGTCATTCTGACCGGTAAGGACGTTGTGGATTCCAAAGCTGTTCAGCAGAAAACGAGCAGCGGCCTGGAAGAAGCAGTGGTTACCCTGAAATTTAACGACGAGGGCACCCAGCTTTTTGCCGACGCGACACAGAAGTACCTGAACCAGCAGATATCCATCAAGCTGGATGACGAGGTTATCAGCAGTCCCAAGGTCAATGTGGCCATTACCAATGGCGAGGCAGTGATCGAGGGAATGGCGGATATGGAAGAGGCCGGAAATCTGGCTGAGCTCATCCGCGGCGGCGCGCTTCCAGTTAAGCTGAGCCCCATTGAAGTTACTACTATCGGGCCGACCCTTGGGCAGGATTCCCTGAACCAGAGTCTGATCGCCGGCGCCATCGGTATCGCGGCTGTTCTGGTATTTATGCTTATTATGTACAGAGGCCTTGGCTTTATCGCCGACATGGCCCTGATTGTTTATATCATGCTTGACTTAATCCTGATGGTTTTTGCCAATGTCACGCTGACCCTGCCAGGGATTGCTGGGATAATTCTTTCCGTGGGTATGGCTGTCGATGCCAATGTTATTATCTTTGAACGTATTAAAGACGAGTCACGCTCCGGAAAATCCATCAATGCTGCCATTGACGCGGGCTTTAAGCGGGCCATGGGCACCATTATTGACTCCAACGTCACGACGCTCATCGCAGGCTTTGTACTGTTCTTTATGGGCAGCGGCAGCGTTCAGGGCTTTGCTGTAACGCTGATTCTCGGTATTATCGTGAGCTTACTGACCGCAGTTGTCATTACCAAGCATCTGACCAAGCTCGTCATTGGTACGCATCTGTTTGGCAGCGGTAAGTTCTATGGAATCTAA
- the gltX gene encoding glutamate--tRNA ligase translates to MIRDRFAPSPTGNVHVGSLRTALYNYLFAKKNNGQFLLRLEDTDRTRYEEGAVENLLNALMVTGVVPDEGLFEEDGKIVQKGGCGPYIQSERLDIYKKYIDQLLENGQAYYCFCTKERLDEVREKQKAAGETPRYDGHCRNLPKEEVEARVAAGEPYVIRLKLPEDHVVAFDDAVRGRIEINTNDLDDQVLIKTDGFPTYHFAVVIDDHLMGITHVIRGEEWLPSTPKHVYLYECFGWEQPQYVHLSNILNDDHKKLSKRQGDVSVGDFLKKGYLPEALINFLALLGWSPENEQEIFSMDELIEAFDLSRINKSGAVFDRAKLDWMNAHYIKELPIGELTGRMIPYLLEAGYITQADVESRMPWLEKVGELMRERLSYFAQVPEETKMLFDRGFEITDPESLDILKEETVPVLFNALVEKITESDVVDTERAKAILKEIQKEHKAEKIKGKMLYMPTRIMLTGEMHGPDLTLIMDVLGKEELLLRLERMRSMIH, encoded by the coding sequence ATGATTAGAGATCGTTTTGCTCCAAGCCCCACTGGCAATGTGCATGTGGGCAGCTTGCGAACCGCCTTATACAATTATTTGTTTGCCAAAAAGAATAATGGACAGTTTTTACTGCGCCTTGAAGATACGGACCGTACCCGCTACGAAGAAGGGGCGGTGGAGAATCTGCTCAACGCCCTGATGGTAACCGGTGTGGTACCGGACGAAGGGCTTTTTGAGGAGGACGGTAAAATTGTGCAAAAGGGCGGCTGCGGCCCGTATATCCAGTCCGAACGTCTGGATATTTATAAAAAGTATATCGACCAGCTGCTGGAAAACGGCCAGGCCTATTACTGCTTCTGTACCAAGGAGCGTTTGGACGAGGTGCGCGAAAAGCAGAAGGCAGCCGGCGAGACACCGCGCTATGACGGACATTGCCGCAATCTGCCAAAAGAGGAAGTGGAAGCGCGTGTCGCAGCGGGTGAACCCTATGTTATCCGCCTGAAGCTGCCGGAAGACCATGTCGTCGCCTTTGACGATGCAGTCCGCGGCAGAATTGAGATTAACACCAACGATCTGGACGACCAGGTATTGATTAAAACCGACGGTTTTCCAACCTACCATTTCGCCGTTGTCATCGACGACCACCTCATGGGCATTACCCATGTTATCCGCGGCGAGGAGTGGCTTCCCTCCACACCCAAGCATGTGTATCTGTACGAATGCTTCGGCTGGGAACAGCCTCAGTACGTCCACCTGTCCAATATCCTGAACGACGATCATAAAAAGCTCAGCAAACGCCAGGGCGACGTATCCGTCGGGGATTTCCTGAAAAAAGGCTATCTGCCTGAGGCTCTGATCAACTTCCTGGCCCTTTTGGGCTGGAGCCCTGAGAACGAGCAGGAAATTTTCTCAATGGATGAACTGATTGAAGCCTTTGACCTGTCCAGAATCAATAAATCCGGCGCAGTGTTTGACCGGGCAAAGCTGGACTGGATGAACGCCCACTATATTAAGGAGCTGCCCATCGGGGAACTGACCGGACGTATGATCCCATACCTGCTGGAGGCTGGCTACATCACTCAGGCGGATGTTGAGAGCCGCATGCCGTGGCTGGAAAAGGTTGGCGAGCTCATGCGTGAGCGTCTCAGCTATTTTGCGCAGGTGCCCGAGGAGACAAAAATGCTCTTTGACCGCGGCTTTGAGATTACAGACCCGGAAAGCCTTGATATCTTAAAGGAAGAAACGGTTCCGGTGCTTTTTAACGCCCTGGTCGAAAAAATCACAGAAAGCGACGTGGTGGATACCGAACGGGCCAAAGCGATCTTGAAGGAAATCCAGAAGGAACACAAAGCAGAAAAAATTAAAGGGAAAATGCTTTACATGCCTACCCGTATCATGCTGACCGGAGAGATGCACGGCCCGGATTTGACACTGATTATGGATGTACTGGGCAAGGAAGAGCTGTTACTGCGCCTTGAGAGAATGCGCAGCATGATCCATTAG
- the queG gene encoding tRNA epoxyqueuosine(34) reductase QueG produces the protein MLKEEEIRQAARAAGIKMIGFAEPNPLTEWLEPLEKRREQGRLTSFERTPPAKRIDYAQAFPEVEGIIVIGLPYCAELPEPGESPARGKLAAVAWGQDYHERVTEKMHGLMARLKESAPSLDYRCYVDNSRLLDRATAWRAGLGFFGKNNTLINPQYGSFFFIGQILVNSPIDFEPVQPLESRCGSCRRCLLACPNQALGEGYTLEPERCVSYLTQKKKLSADEEKLLGTVYLYGCDDCQRACPWNKKSLEGRAGWPGIKLESVYPSLEDTEAVSAEDFEKQFGKTAAAWRGREILARNARIIKNNRKNHAKDKN, from the coding sequence ATGCTGAAGGAAGAGGAAATCAGACAAGCCGCCAGAGCGGCCGGAATTAAAATGATCGGCTTTGCAGAGCCGAACCCCCTGACAGAGTGGCTGGAGCCGCTCGAAAAGCGCAGGGAACAGGGAAGGCTCACAAGCTTTGAGCGCACGCCGCCAGCCAAGCGTATTGACTACGCTCAGGCCTTTCCAGAGGTAGAGGGAATCATCGTTATCGGTCTGCCTTACTGCGCGGAGCTGCCGGAGCCCGGGGAGAGTCCGGCCCGTGGAAAGCTAGCGGCGGTCGCCTGGGGACAGGATTATCATGAGAGGGTCACAGAAAAAATGCACGGCCTGATGGCGCGGCTGAAGGAAAGCGCTCCGTCGCTTGACTACCGCTGCTATGTGGACAACAGCCGGCTTTTGGACAGGGCAACGGCCTGGCGGGCAGGACTGGGCTTTTTTGGAAAAAATAACACGCTGATCAATCCACAATACGGCAGCTTCTTTTTCATCGGACAGATACTGGTAAACAGTCCCATCGACTTTGAGCCTGTCCAACCATTGGAAAGCCGCTGCGGTTCCTGCCGCCGCTGTCTTTTGGCCTGCCCGAACCAGGCTCTGGGAGAAGGCTATACGCTGGAGCCAGAGCGGTGCGTATCCTATCTGACCCAAAAGAAAAAGCTTTCGGCAGATGAAGAAAAGCTTCTGGGCACGGTTTATTTGTACGGCTGTGACGACTGCCAGCGGGCCTGTCCCTGGAACAAAAAAAGCCTGGAAGGCAGGGCGGGCTGGCCCGGAATAAAACTGGAAAGTGTTTATCCGTCACTGGAGGATACCGAAGCAGTCAGTGCGGAGGATTTTGAAAAGCAGTTTGGAAAAACAGCGGCCGCCTGGCGCGGTCGGGAAATCCTTGCCCGAAATGCAAGAATTATTAAAAATAACCGAAAAAATCATGCTAAAGACAAGAATTAA
- the yihA gene encoding ribosome biogenesis GTP-binding protein YihA/YsxC: MKVTQAEIVISAVQQAQYPEDKLPEIVLLGRSNVGKSSFINTLIQRKGLARTSSQPGKTQTMNFYKINEAFYFVDMPGYGYAKVSKKEREKWGVMIEEYLQKRENMVLVLLLVDSRHEPTEDDRLMYDWLTYYGLDPVIIATKADKISKVRQKKAVDNIFNTLRPRKRSDVILFSAATKLGKEEAWEVIEERL, encoded by the coding sequence ATGAAAGTAACCCAAGCCGAGATCGTCATCAGCGCGGTCCAGCAAGCCCAATATCCCGAGGATAAACTGCCCGAGATCGTCCTGCTGGGGCGCTCCAATGTCGGCAAATCCTCCTTTATTAACACACTGATCCAGAGAAAGGGGCTGGCCCGTACCAGCTCCCAGCCTGGAAAGACCCAGACGATGAACTTCTATAAGATCAACGAAGCCTTTTATTTTGTGGACATGCCAGGCTATGGCTACGCCAAGGTTTCTAAAAAGGAACGCGAAAAATGGGGCGTTATGATTGAGGAATACCTGCAGAAGCGTGAGAACATGGTGCTGGTACTGCTGCTGGTAGACAGCCGCCACGAGCCCACAGAGGATGACCGTCTCATGTACGACTGGCTGACCTATTACGGCCTTGATCCGGTTATCATTGCGACAAAGGCCGACAAGATTTCAAAGGTACGCCAGAAAAAGGCTGTGGACAATATTTTTAATACCCTGCGGCCAAGAAAACGGAGTGATGTTATTCTGTTTTCAGCAGCTACTAAGCTGGGTAAAGAAGAAGCCTGGGAAGTAATTGAAGAACGGCTTTAA
- the lon gene encoding endopeptidase La produces the protein MNIENDEMTLNNHIQNPVGLSEDIKDEQKGLPMIPMRGMSVFPGMVVHFDIGRDKSIQALETAMTRDQIVFLTEQKDIKIEDPEPEDIYSVGCVAKVKQMLKMPDNLTRILVEVQERAKIIEYIQYEPFFEVLYEPVQSIYYDTKENQALIRMIRSAFATYMTMTRKMATDLLASLDLVDNPDNLIDLICANLVLESKDAQRILQETDVEKRLMITYEVLVSELEMLRIEQNIDAKVKSELDKNQREYVLREQIKVIQEELGEGDVIDEIEDYRERLAAMDVSDEVREKVTNEINRLNKIPAGSSEAGVIESYIEWVLDLPWNIMTEETLNVVEARKILDHDHYALEKVKERILEYISVLQLSKSLKSPILCLVGPPGVGKTSIAKSIARALNRPYVRMSLGGMRDEAEIRGHRRTYVGAIPGRIIYHLKQAEAMNPLFLLDEIDKLSQDFRGDPASALLEVLDPEQNSTFTDNYLELPFDLSHVMFLTTANSLSTIPRPLLDRMEIIEVNGYVETEKLEIAKRYLIPKQLEIHGLKASSCKISQKALQNIISYYTRESGVRELERQIARVCRVAAKEIVENGKQSVSVTQKNLDKFLGMERYSFDTMNNVKEVGLVNGLAWTSVGGETLQIEVVVVKGTGKIVITGQLGDVMQESAKAAISYIRSKISELGIAEDFYEKNDIHLHVPEGAVPKDGPSAGITMTTALISALTGKPVPQNLAMTGEITLRGRVLPIGGLREKLTAAHRAGIKEIILPKENQKDLEEVPDMVLDALNIHPVSKMEEVTKIVFEELK, from the coding sequence ATGAACATTGAGAATGATGAAATGACTTTAAATAATCATATCCAAAACCCAGTCGGCCTGTCCGAAGATATTAAGGATGAGCAGAAGGGTCTGCCCATGATTCCCATGCGCGGTATGAGCGTGTTTCCGGGAATGGTGGTTCATTTCGATATCGGCCGGGACAAATCCATTCAGGCCCTTGAGACAGCCATGACAAGGGATCAGATTGTATTTCTGACCGAGCAGAAGGATATAAAAATCGAAGACCCGGAACCGGAAGATATCTACAGTGTTGGCTGTGTGGCTAAGGTTAAGCAGATGCTTAAAATGCCGGACAACCTCACCAGAATTCTCGTAGAGGTCCAGGAAAGGGCGAAAATTATCGAGTATATTCAGTACGAGCCCTTTTTTGAAGTGCTCTACGAGCCGGTTCAGAGCATTTACTACGACACCAAAGAAAATCAGGCGCTGATCCGTATGATCCGTTCGGCCTTTGCGACCTATATGACTATGACCCGGAAGATGGCCACAGACCTGCTGGCCTCGTTGGATCTTGTGGATAATCCGGACAATCTCATTGACCTGATCTGCGCCAACTTGGTGCTGGAAAGCAAGGACGCCCAGCGTATTCTGCAGGAAACTGATGTGGAAAAACGCCTGATGATCACCTACGAGGTGCTGGTCAGCGAGCTGGAAATGCTGCGGATCGAACAGAATATTGACGCGAAGGTAAAATCTGAGCTGGATAAAAACCAGCGTGAGTATGTGCTCAGGGAACAGATCAAGGTTATCCAGGAAGAGCTCGGCGAGGGCGATGTCATCGACGAGATCGAGGATTACCGTGAACGCCTGGCAGCGATGGACGTCAGCGACGAGGTCCGGGAAAAGGTCACCAATGAGATTAACCGGCTGAATAAAATCCCGGCAGGCTCATCGGAGGCAGGCGTAATTGAAAGCTATATCGAGTGGGTTCTCGATCTGCCCTGGAATATTATGACAGAGGAAACCCTCAACGTGGTGGAAGCGAGAAAAATTCTCGATCACGACCATTACGCGCTGGAAAAGGTCAAGGAGCGTATTCTGGAATACATTTCAGTGCTTCAGCTGTCAAAATCTTTAAAATCACCGATCCTGTGTCTGGTGGGACCGCCGGGGGTTGGTAAAACCTCCATCGCCAAGTCCATTGCGCGGGCGCTGAACCGCCCCTATGTGCGCATGTCCTTAGGCGGCATGCGGGATGAGGCGGAAATCCGCGGACACCGCAGAACCTATGTGGGCGCGATTCCGGGACGGATTATTTATCATTTGAAACAAGCAGAGGCCATGAATCCACTGTTCCTGCTGGACGAAATTGACAAGCTCAGCCAGGATTTCCGAGGGGACCCGGCGTCAGCGCTTCTGGAGGTTTTGGACCCGGAACAGAACAGTACCTTTACGGACAATTATCTGGAGCTTCCCTTTGATTTGTCTCATGTCATGTTCCTGACCACAGCCAACTCCCTCTCCACCATTCCGAGACCATTGCTCGACCGTATGGAAATTATCGAGGTCAACGGCTATGTGGAAACAGAAAAACTGGAAATCGCCAAACGCTACCTGATTCCAAAGCAGCTGGAAATCCACGGCTTAAAGGCCAGCAGCTGCAAGATCAGCCAGAAAGCCTTACAGAATATTATCAGCTATTATACCCGTGAGTCCGGTGTCCGTGAGCTGGAACGCCAGATTGCCCGTGTGTGCCGTGTGGCCGCCAAGGAAATTGTGGAAAACGGCAAGCAGAGCGTCTCTGTTACGCAGAAGAATCTGGACAAGTTCTTGGGCATGGAACGTTACTCCTTTGACACCATGAACAATGTCAAGGAGGTGGGCCTGGTCAACGGGCTTGCCTGGACTTCTGTGGGCGGCGAAACCCTTCAGATTGAAGTGGTCGTTGTCAAGGGGACCGGCAAGATTGTGATCACTGGTCAGCTTGGCGACGTTATGCAGGAATCTGCCAAGGCCGCCATCAGCTATATCCGTTCCAAAATATCAGAGCTGGGCATTGCCGAGGATTTTTACGAAAAGAACGATATTCATCTCCATGTGCCCGAAGGTGCAGTGCCAAAGGATGGTCCATCCGCAGGGATTACCATGACCACAGCGCTGATCTCTGCCCTTACCGGCAAGCCGGTACCGCAGAATCTGGCCATGACAGGTGAGATTACCCTGAGAGGCCGCGTACTGCCCATCGGCGGACTGCGTGAAAAGCTGACCGCCGCGCACCGCGCAGGCATCAAGGAAATTATCCTGCCGAAGGAAAACCAGAAGGATCTTGAGGAAGTGCCGGATATGGTGCTGGATGCCCTCAATATCCACCCGGTCAGCAAAATGGAAGAAGTTACAAAAATTGTATTCGAGGAGCTTAAATGA